From Limisphaera ngatamarikiensis, one genomic window encodes:
- a CDS encoding efflux RND transporter periplasmic adaptor subunit — protein MTETRPSSEERTRGPVWRRWRRWAFGLVVAGILATLLGIGLRPAAEPVEIGTVSRGAMEATLREEGKTRIKERYVISAPVAGNLRRIPLKAGDPVRAGETVLATLDPLPAALLDARARAMAEARRDAARAELERARAALDWARAEARRVRALFESGSATPQERDAALWRETDAAQQAAAAEHQLRMAEAELRLFTDAADASPTNSGPVQLRSPVDGRVLRVFETSARVVSPGTPLLEVGDPTDLEVVIEVLSREAVTLQPGLPVRLEQWGGETPLEARIRRVEPSAFTKVSALGVEEQRVRVIADLITPPERRPGLGDQFRVDAVVILWSADDVLKVPVGALFRRGSDWAVFVLDRGRARLRPVAVGHRNEREAEIRDGLHEGETVLLYPGERVRDGQRVRPVTINP, from the coding sequence ATGACGGAGACCCGACCATCATCCGAGGAACGGACACGAGGCCCGGTTTGGCGCCGGTGGCGGCGCTGGGCGTTTGGGCTGGTCGTTGCGGGGATCCTGGCGACCTTGCTGGGGATCGGATTGCGGCCGGCAGCCGAGCCGGTGGAGATCGGCACCGTCAGCCGGGGCGCCATGGAAGCCACCCTTCGCGAGGAAGGCAAAACCCGGATCAAAGAACGCTATGTCATCAGCGCCCCGGTTGCGGGAAACCTTCGGCGGATCCCACTGAAGGCCGGTGACCCCGTCCGCGCGGGTGAAACGGTGCTTGCCACGCTGGATCCGCTTCCGGCGGCCCTGTTGGATGCCCGGGCGCGGGCCATGGCCGAGGCCCGGCGCGATGCTGCGCGGGCGGAATTGGAACGGGCCCGGGCGGCCCTGGATTGGGCCCGGGCGGAAGCACGACGGGTCCGGGCACTGTTTGAATCGGGGTCGGCCACACCGCAGGAACGCGATGCAGCCTTGTGGCGCGAGACCGACGCCGCCCAGCAGGCGGCGGCTGCGGAACATCAATTGCGCATGGCGGAGGCGGAGTTGAGGCTTTTCACCGATGCAGCGGACGCTTCCCCCACGAACTCCGGGCCGGTGCAATTGCGGTCCCCGGTGGACGGGCGGGTTCTGCGCGTGTTTGAGACCAGCGCCCGGGTCGTCAGCCCCGGCACGCCGCTTCTGGAGGTGGGCGACCCCACCGATCTGGAGGTGGTCATCGAGGTGCTTTCGCGCGAGGCGGTCACGTTGCAGCCGGGTTTGCCGGTGCGGTTGGAACAGTGGGGCGGGGAAACACCGCTGGAAGCCCGCATTCGCCGCGTGGAACCGTCCGCGTTCACCAAGGTCTCGGCCCTCGGAGTGGAGGAACAGCGGGTGCGGGTCATTGCCGATTTGATCACCCCGCCGGAACGACGGCCCGGACTGGGCGATCAATTCCGCGTGGACGCCGTTGTGATCCTGTGGTCCGCCGACGATGTGCTGAAGGTGCCCGTGGGGGCGCTGTTCCGACGGGGATCGGACTGGGCGGTGTTTGTGCTGGACCGGGGCCGGGCGCGGTTGCGTCCGGTGGCGGTGGGTCATCGGAACGAGCGGGAGGCCGAGATTCGAGACGGTTTGCACGAGGGCGAGACGGTGCTGTTGTATCCCGGCGAGCGTGTCCGCGACGGTCAACGCGTGCGTCCCGTGACGATCAATCCCTGA
- a CDS encoding bifunctional folylpolyglutamate synthase/dihydrofolate synthase: MTYEEAIEFLYGLRWFGAKLGLENPRRLAALAGHPERRLRFIHVAGTNGKGSVCAFLESIYRHAGYRVGLYTSPHLVRFGERIQVNRQWIAESVVARLVERMQPWLRQFPPDHHPTFFEVVTVMALIHFAEQNCDVVIWETGMGGRLDATNIVTPLAAVITNVHYDHQRWLGSTLREIAAEKAGILKPGRPALTAADEPEALEVIRATALRLGCPLRVVDPEDARAEWLARLQLPLPGEHQRRNAALAAETVRVLQQELPVLRTALEEGLQRTHWPGRFQRLRLPGGTELVLDGAHNVGAMAALCATLTEHYPGRAPAVILGVMADKDLAGIARLVAGRAGRVLCVPVPSERSADPAQLAESCRQAAPGLRVTVHPNLPAALDEVRDEPLVVITGSLYLVGQALETLGVHGSPGRDEKALNTWTAPAMAAGG; encoded by the coding sequence ATGACGTACGAGGAAGCCATCGAGTTCCTGTATGGGCTCCGTTGGTTCGGGGCCAAACTGGGTTTGGAAAACCCGCGGCGTCTGGCCGCCCTTGCCGGGCATCCGGAACGACGCCTGCGGTTCATCCATGTGGCCGGGACCAACGGCAAGGGCTCGGTTTGCGCGTTTTTGGAAAGCATTTACCGCCACGCCGGTTACCGGGTGGGACTGTACACGTCACCGCACCTGGTCCGGTTCGGCGAGCGAATTCAGGTGAATCGCCAGTGGATTGCGGAGTCCGTGGTGGCGCGGCTGGTGGAGCGGATGCAACCCTGGCTCCGCCAGTTCCCCCCGGATCATCACCCGACGTTTTTCGAGGTCGTCACGGTGATGGCCCTGATCCACTTCGCCGAGCAGAACTGCGACGTGGTAATCTGGGAGACGGGCATGGGTGGCCGGCTCGACGCCACCAACATCGTGACGCCCCTGGCCGCGGTGATCACCAACGTCCACTACGATCACCAGCGCTGGCTCGGATCCACCCTGCGGGAAATCGCCGCCGAAAAGGCCGGGATCCTCAAGCCGGGCCGGCCCGCGCTCACGGCGGCGGATGAACCGGAAGCACTTGAGGTCATCCGCGCCACGGCCCTGCGGCTCGGGTGCCCGTTACGGGTTGTTGACCCCGAGGACGCCCGGGCGGAATGGCTCGCCCGGCTGCAGCTCCCCCTGCCGGGCGAACATCAGCGGCGCAACGCGGCGTTGGCGGCCGAGACCGTCCGGGTCCTGCAACAGGAACTGCCCGTCCTCCGGACCGCACTGGAGGAGGGGCTGCAGCGGACACACTGGCCCGGCCGGTTTCAGCGACTACGCCTGCCCGGAGGCACCGAGCTGGTGTTGGACGGCGCCCACAACGTCGGCGCCATGGCCGCCCTGTGCGCCACATTGACCGAGCATTATCCCGGCCGGGCCCCCGCCGTGATCCTGGGTGTGATGGCGGACAAGGACCTGGCGGGCATCGCGCGACTGGTGGCGGGCCGCGCTGGTCGGGTGTTGTGCGTGCCGGTCCCCAGCGAACGAAGTGCCGATCCGGCGCAATTGGCAGAGAGTTGCCGTCAGGCGGCGCCCGGGCTCCGTGTGACCGTGCATCCAAACCTGCCCGCCGCGTTGGACGAGGTGCGCGACGAACCCCTGGTGGTCATCACCGGATCCCTCTACCTCGTGGGTCAGGCCTTGGAGACGCTGGGTGTCCATGGCTCGCCGGGCCGGGACGAAAAGGCCCTCAACACATGGACAGCCCCTGCGATGGCTGCAGGGGGGTGA
- the trpA gene encoding tryptophan synthase subunit alpha has product MNRIEQRFAALRREGKKGLIVYIGAGDPDLAATRELALAFDRAGVDILELGVPFSDPLADGLVNQLAAQRGLASGTTPLGVLETVAELRRESEIPVVLYLYYNLMHRMGLERFIERARAAGVDGLLVLDLPPDEDEGYEAAMRGAGLCPIYLVAPTTPDERIATIARRASGFIYYISREGVTGMRDQLADNIGTMTARIRAHTNLPVAIGFGISTPEQARAVAAVGDAVVVGSAVVHRIGQLGRSPALVPEVTRFVRSLVEAVKSV; this is encoded by the coding sequence ATGAATCGAATCGAACAACGTTTCGCCGCGTTGCGCCGGGAGGGGAAGAAGGGCCTCATTGTGTACATTGGCGCCGGCGACCCGGACCTGGCAGCGACACGTGAACTGGCCCTGGCCTTTGATCGGGCCGGGGTGGACATCCTGGAGTTGGGCGTGCCTTTCAGCGATCCGCTGGCGGACGGCCTGGTGAATCAGTTGGCAGCCCAGCGCGGGTTGGCTTCGGGCACCACGCCGCTGGGCGTGTTGGAAACCGTGGCGGAGCTGCGCCGGGAATCGGAGATTCCGGTGGTGTTGTACCTCTACTACAACCTGATGCATCGCATGGGGTTGGAACGGTTCATCGAACGCGCGCGGGCAGCGGGTGTGGACGGGCTGCTTGTGCTGGACCTGCCCCCGGACGAGGACGAGGGTTACGAGGCGGCCATGCGCGGGGCGGGTTTGTGTCCCATTTATCTGGTGGCGCCCACGACACCGGACGAACGGATCGCCACCATCGCCCGGCGGGCCTCCGGGTTCATTTATTACATCTCGCGGGAAGGCGTCACGGGGATGCGCGATCAGTTGGCCGACAACATCGGCACCATGACGGCGCGCATCCGGGCGCACACGAACCTGCCGGTGGCCATCGGTTTTGGCATTTCCACTCCTGAACAGGCGCGCGCCGTGGCGGCCGTTGGCGATGCGGTGGTGGTGGGCAGCGCCGTTGTGCACCGCATCGGTCAATTGGGACGCAGTCCCGCGCTGGTGCCGGAGGTGACCCGGTTTGTCCGCAGCCTTGTGGAAGCGGTCAAATCGGTCTGA
- the purS gene encoding phosphoribosylformylglycinamidine synthase subunit PurS, whose amino-acid sequence MKARIIVTPKKAVVDPQGKTVQNALAHLGYTGVRAVHVGKYIEIELEPGTDRAAAQRALDDACRKFLSNPIIEDYHLEIVDDS is encoded by the coding sequence ATGAAGGCACGCATCATTGTGACACCCAAAAAGGCGGTGGTGGATCCGCAGGGCAAGACCGTGCAGAACGCGCTGGCACACCTCGGTTACACCGGGGTGCGCGCCGTGCACGTGGGTAAGTACATTGAAATTGAGCTGGAACCCGGCACCGACCGCGCAGCCGCGCAACGTGCGCTGGACGATGCCTGCCGGAAGTTTCTGAGCAATCCCATCATCGAGGACTATCACCTGGAGATCGTCGACGACTCGTAG
- the purQ gene encoding phosphoribosylformylglycinamidine synthase subunit PurQ, with amino-acid sequence MNVAVIQFPASNCDQDAVHAIRVLGHSAWLAWHRDTSLGPADAVIIPGGFSYGDYLRCGAIARFSPIMQAVRAFADQGGLVLGICNGFQVLTEAGLLPGALVRNRSLQFRCEHVFLRVEHTRSPFTWRADPARPLQIPIAHGEGCYYADEDTLNTMEARGQVLWRYCNAAGECTDDANPNGSLRNIAGVCNERGNVAGLMPHPERACEAILGSTDGRFILESMLGWLEQQAAGARTSAAA; translated from the coding sequence ATGAATGTGGCAGTCATCCAGTTTCCGGCCAGTAATTGTGACCAGGACGCCGTGCATGCCATCCGCGTGCTGGGCCACTCGGCATGGTTGGCATGGCACCGGGACACCTCGCTCGGACCGGCCGACGCGGTGATCATCCCGGGCGGCTTCAGTTACGGAGATTATCTGCGGTGCGGCGCCATCGCACGGTTCAGCCCCATCATGCAGGCGGTCCGGGCCTTTGCCGATCAGGGCGGACTGGTGCTGGGCATCTGCAACGGGTTCCAGGTCCTCACCGAAGCCGGCCTGCTGCCGGGTGCCCTGGTCCGAAACCGGTCCCTGCAGTTCCGGTGCGAACATGTGTTCCTGCGCGTGGAACACACGAGATCGCCATTCACCTGGCGGGCCGACCCGGCCCGGCCGCTGCAGATCCCGATTGCCCACGGCGAGGGCTGTTATTACGCCGACGAGGACACCCTGAACACGATGGAGGCGCGCGGCCAGGTGCTCTGGCGCTACTGCAATGCCGCGGGTGAATGCACGGACGACGCCAACCCCAACGGTTCGCTCCGCAACATCGCCGGGGTTTGCAACGAGCGGGGCAACGTGGCGGGCCTGATGCCACATCCCGAGCGCGCCTGCGAGGCCATCCTCGGCAGCACCGACGGACGTTTCATCCTGGAGAGCATGTTGGGCTGGCTGGAACAACAGGCCGCAGGCGCCCGCACCTCCGCCGCGGCCTGA
- a CDS encoding enolase C-terminal domain-like protein: MQLRFKPIELALVDPWEIANAPLTRTQTVVVLCLRDRDGVVGWGEAAPSVRYSEDVPAVLEFLSRVDPQRLSFTDLEGSRRYLDSLGPAPSSARCALDVALWDGAARRAGRALYDFWGLGFQEGRHVSSFTLGMDRPEVMRTKARAAAGWPILKVKLGGPNDRAILAAVRAEAPQARIRVDANEGWRSKEQALRELEWLAADPGIEFVEQPMPAGLPMADWMWLKERSPLPIFADESCQTVADVPRCAESFHGVNVKLVKAGGLTGARSVLEAARRHGLRTMLGCMIETSVLISAGAHLAALCDFLDLDGNLLIRDDPFVGVTQEAGWLSFAHSPEQVGLRVRPRPGTTFAEWINGSPTLRVTA; this comes from the coding sequence GTGCAACTGAGGTTCAAGCCGATTGAACTGGCCCTGGTGGATCCCTGGGAAATCGCCAATGCGCCGCTGACCCGAACGCAAACCGTGGTGGTCCTGTGCCTGCGCGACCGTGACGGGGTCGTGGGATGGGGCGAGGCGGCACCGTCCGTCCGGTACAGCGAGGATGTGCCGGCTGTGCTGGAGTTTCTGTCACGGGTGGACCCGCAACGGCTCTCGTTTACGGACCTGGAGGGGAGCCGACGGTACCTGGACAGCCTGGGGCCGGCACCGAGTTCGGCCCGGTGCGCCCTGGATGTGGCACTTTGGGACGGGGCGGCCCGGCGCGCCGGTCGGGCGCTGTACGACTTCTGGGGACTGGGATTCCAGGAGGGTCGCCATGTAAGCTCCTTCACCCTGGGCATGGACCGGCCGGAGGTGATGCGGACGAAGGCACGCGCTGCGGCGGGTTGGCCGATCTTGAAGGTCAAGCTCGGGGGCCCGAATGACCGCGCCATCCTTGCGGCGGTGCGGGCCGAGGCGCCGCAAGCGCGGATCCGCGTGGATGCGAACGAGGGTTGGCGTTCCAAGGAACAGGCCCTGCGGGAGCTGGAATGGCTGGCGGCGGATCCGGGCATCGAGTTCGTCGAACAACCGATGCCCGCGGGACTGCCCATGGCGGATTGGATGTGGTTGAAGGAACGGTCGCCGCTGCCGATCTTTGCGGATGAATCCTGTCAGACGGTTGCGGACGTGCCCCGTTGCGCCGAGTCCTTTCACGGGGTGAATGTGAAGCTGGTCAAGGCCGGGGGCTTGACCGGTGCGCGGTCGGTGTTGGAGGCGGCACGGCGGCACGGGCTGCGCACGATGTTGGGTTGCATGATTGAGACCAGCGTGCTGATCAGCGCCGGCGCACACCTGGCCGCGTTGTGCGATTTCTTGGACCTGGACGGGAACCTGCTGATCCGTGACGACCCGTTTGTGGGCGTGACGCAGGAGGCGGGTTGGCTGAGTTTTGCGCACAGTCCGGAACAGGTGGGTTTGCGGGTGCGTCCCCGGCCGGGCACGACCTTTGCCGAATGGATCAATGGCAGTCCGACCCTCCGCGTGACCGCGTAA
- a CDS encoding PQQ-dependent sugar dehydrogenase, whose amino-acid sequence MLVLWLGVAISAAAQGTRRDVGRLYQELCANCHGADLRGGQARSLLDEDWVHGSGDDATLFAVIRDGDELNGMPAWKNALSDEEIRALVIFIREKAAEARHAATRYAQPRPDQVADSRLHRFRLRLVADGLATPWSLAWLPDGTLLVTELPGRLRLVRDGRLLPGAVEGLPPVRYRGQGGLMEVALHPGCATNGWIYLAYSEPGRDEQGRDVSMTTIIRGRLRGLRWTDSEVIWRAPLWSFRPGNIHFGCRIAFGPDGCLYFSHGERGQGQDAQDLRRPNGKIHRIYDDGRIPPDNPFVGRTDAFPSIWTYGHRNPQGLAFHPETGELWETEHGPRGGDELNVIFKGRNYGWPVITYGMNYDGTPITARTAADGMEQPVVHWTPSIAVCGMDFYRGDRFPRWRHHLFVTGLASQELRRLEIRDHAVVDQEILFKGIGRVRHVATGPDGFLYVALNRPDRIVRLEPAGD is encoded by the coding sequence ATGTTGGTATTGTGGCTGGGGGTTGCCATCTCCGCAGCCGCGCAGGGGACCCGGCGCGACGTCGGTCGGCTCTACCAGGAACTCTGCGCCAACTGTCACGGGGCCGACCTTCGAGGTGGTCAGGCGCGCAGTCTGTTGGACGAGGACTGGGTCCATGGCAGCGGCGACGATGCCACCTTGTTTGCGGTCATCCGCGACGGCGACGAACTCAACGGCATGCCCGCGTGGAAAAACGCACTGAGCGATGAAGAAATCCGTGCCCTCGTGATCTTCATCCGGGAAAAGGCCGCCGAGGCCCGTCACGCGGCCACCCGCTACGCACAACCCCGACCTGATCAGGTGGCAGACAGTCGGTTGCACCGGTTCCGGCTCCGGCTCGTGGCCGATGGCTTGGCCACGCCGTGGTCCCTGGCATGGTTGCCGGACGGCACCCTGCTGGTGACGGAACTGCCGGGCCGATTGCGCCTGGTGCGGGACGGCCGATTGTTACCCGGGGCCGTGGAAGGTTTGCCCCCGGTTCGTTACCGCGGCCAGGGCGGTTTGATGGAAGTGGCATTGCATCCCGGTTGCGCAACCAACGGCTGGATCTACCTGGCGTACAGTGAACCCGGCCGCGATGAGCAGGGCCGGGACGTCAGCATGACCACCATCATTCGCGGGCGCCTGCGCGGCCTGCGCTGGACGGATTCGGAAGTGATCTGGCGTGCGCCCTTGTGGAGTTTTCGTCCCGGCAACATCCATTTCGGCTGCCGCATCGCGTTTGGTCCGGACGGCTGCCTGTATTTTTCTCACGGGGAACGCGGCCAGGGACAGGACGCCCAGGACCTGCGCCGGCCCAACGGCAAAATCCACCGCATTTACGACGACGGCCGGATCCCGCCCGATAACCCGTTCGTGGGCCGGACGGACGCTTTTCCCTCCATCTGGACTTACGGCCATCGCAATCCGCAGGGCCTGGCCTTTCATCCCGAGACCGGCGAACTCTGGGAGACGGAACACGGCCCGCGCGGCGGTGACGAGCTCAACGTCATCTTCAAGGGCCGCAATTACGGCTGGCCGGTGATCACGTATGGGATGAACTATGACGGCACGCCCATCACCGCCCGAACCGCCGCGGACGGGATGGAACAGCCCGTGGTGCACTGGACCCCGTCCATCGCCGTGTGCGGTATGGACTTCTATCGGGGCGACCGCTTCCCGCGCTGGCGTCATCACCTGTTTGTGACCGGGCTGGCCTCGCAGGAACTGCGCCGGCTGGAGATTCGCGACCACGCAGTGGTGGACCAGGAGATCCTCTTCAAGGGCATTGGCCGGGTGCGCCACGTTGCGACCGGGCCGGACGGGTTCCTTTACGTGGCCTTGAACAGGCCGGACCGTATCGTCCGGTTGGAACCGGCCGGGGATTGA
- a CDS encoding NfeD family protein gives MDTWIYGICLALGLLFSLFSAILGHVFGGDGEIGTGGHAEAGMADSGLPGVSFFSPTVMAAFVTAFGAAGLIFSRIEATRSVWISAPLAAASGGVIAALTFWFFNTMFRKTQASSEARVAQTIGLTASVITPIPADGVGEIAYVVANTRYSAPARSEGGVPIPAGRTVTIKRMVGGVFYVEPIKPESSP, from the coding sequence ATGGACACCTGGATCTACGGGATTTGCCTTGCCCTCGGGTTGCTGTTCTCGCTGTTCAGCGCGATTCTGGGGCATGTCTTCGGCGGCGACGGGGAAATCGGCACGGGTGGTCATGCCGAAGCCGGCATGGCGGACAGTGGCCTGCCCGGGGTTTCGTTCTTCAGTCCCACGGTGATGGCGGCGTTCGTCACCGCATTCGGTGCAGCCGGTCTGATTTTTTCACGCATCGAAGCCACCCGCAGCGTCTGGATCAGCGCTCCGCTCGCAGCGGCTTCCGGCGGCGTCATCGCCGCGCTGACCTTCTGGTTTTTCAACACCATGTTCCGCAAAACGCAGGCCTCCAGCGAGGCCCGCGTCGCACAAACCATCGGCCTCACCGCCTCGGTCATCACCCCCATCCCCGCCGATGGCGTGGGCGAGATCGCCTACGTGGTGGCCAACACCCGCTATTCGGCCCCGGCGCGGTCCGAGGGCGGTGTCCCCATCCCCGCCGGCCGCACCGTGACCATCAAACGCATGGTGGGCGGGGTCTTTTACGTCGAACCCATCAAACCGGAGTCCTCTCCATGA
- a CDS encoding flotillin family protein: protein MNPLLLARTPFWMAADFSWSPVILGVGAVLIVFFLFLAIWARRYTKVGPNEVLIISGRKRKVVDPDGTVREVGYRIVKGGGVFVWPVLEKVDVLKLELMTIDVVTPEVYTVKGVPVRVDGVAQIKVKGDDISIATAAEQFLSKGVDEIKNIATQTLEGHLRAILGTMTVEDIYQNRDAFAAKVQEVAASDMANMGLTIVSFTIRDIRDSQGYLDALGKPRIAQVKRDAIIAQAEADRDATIRSAQAQQAGQEARFAAETKIAEAQRDYQMRVAEFQADVNRKRAEADLAYDLQKFKTGQLVKAEEVQVQIVEKQKQIELQEQEIKRKQRELEATVQRPADAERYRVETLANARKYQLEAEAAGQAAATKATGLAQAEVIQATGRAEAEAQKARGLAEAEVIEAQGRAQAEAMRLKAEAFKLYNQAAVIELIMKGLPELAARISEPLSKTEKIVIINAGPGPGGGASKLTSDVTQILSQLPPVVESLTGVNLEKLIQQVPALRQAQTSPSPAEPPTPPTT, encoded by the coding sequence ATGAACCCACTGCTTTTGGCCCGGACACCCTTCTGGATGGCTGCGGACTTCAGCTGGTCCCCGGTAATTCTCGGGGTGGGCGCCGTGCTGATCGTGTTCTTCCTGTTCCTGGCCATCTGGGCGCGCCGCTACACCAAGGTGGGCCCCAACGAGGTGCTCATCATCTCCGGCCGCAAACGCAAGGTGGTGGACCCCGACGGCACGGTGCGCGAGGTCGGCTACCGCATCGTCAAGGGCGGCGGCGTGTTCGTCTGGCCCGTCCTGGAAAAAGTGGACGTGCTCAAACTCGAGCTGATGACCATCGACGTGGTCACACCCGAGGTCTACACGGTCAAGGGCGTGCCGGTCCGCGTCGACGGCGTGGCGCAAATCAAGGTCAAGGGCGACGACATCTCCATTGCCACGGCGGCCGAGCAGTTCCTCAGCAAGGGGGTGGATGAGATCAAGAACATCGCCACCCAGACCCTGGAAGGCCATCTGCGCGCCATCTTGGGCACCATGACCGTGGAGGACATCTACCAGAACCGCGATGCCTTTGCCGCCAAGGTGCAGGAGGTGGCTGCATCCGACATGGCCAACATGGGCCTGACCATTGTCAGCTTCACCATCCGCGACATCCGCGACAGCCAGGGATACCTGGATGCCCTGGGCAAACCCCGGATCGCCCAGGTCAAGCGGGACGCCATCATCGCCCAGGCCGAGGCGGATCGGGACGCCACCATCCGCAGCGCCCAGGCCCAACAGGCCGGTCAGGAGGCCCGTTTCGCCGCCGAAACCAAGATCGCCGAGGCCCAGCGCGATTACCAAATGCGCGTGGCCGAGTTCCAGGCCGACGTGAACCGTAAACGCGCCGAGGCCGACCTGGCCTATGACCTCCAAAAGTTCAAGACCGGACAGCTGGTCAAGGCCGAGGAGGTCCAGGTCCAAATCGTCGAAAAACAAAAGCAGATCGAACTCCAGGAACAGGAAATCAAACGCAAACAACGCGAGCTCGAAGCCACCGTCCAGCGCCCGGCCGACGCCGAACGCTACCGGGTCGAGACGCTGGCCAACGCCCGCAAATATCAGTTGGAAGCCGAGGCCGCCGGCCAGGCCGCCGCCACCAAAGCCACCGGTCTGGCCCAGGCAGAAGTGATCCAGGCCACCGGCCGGGCGGAAGCGGAGGCCCAAAAGGCCCGGGGCCTGGCCGAGGCGGAGGTCATCGAGGCCCAGGGCCGGGCCCAGGCCGAAGCCATGCGCCTCAAGGCCGAGGCCTTCAAGCTCTACAATCAGGCGGCAGTGATCGAACTGATCATGAAGGGACTGCCCGAACTGGCCGCCCGGATCAGTGAACCACTCAGCAAAACCGAGAAAATCGTCATCATCAACGCCGGGCCCGGCCCCGGCGGTGGCGCCAGCAAACTCACCAGCGACGTCACCCAGATCCTCAGTCAGTTGCCGCCCGTCGTGGAGAGTCTCACCGGGGTCAACCTGGAGAAACTCATCCAACAGGTGCCTGCCCTCCGGCAGGCGCAAACGTCCCCTTCCCCTGCCGAACCCCCGACGCCGCCCACCACCTGA
- a CDS encoding PLD nuclease N-terminal domain-containing protein, with translation MLAISGPELAVLTATLLTWLMVAGLGVALCVFAFWLWMLIHALRNPGLNDGERISWTVVLCLTHLLGAILYFFLGRPKAATPHGAAGAGPGSASGLQPVRPPAPVAPPPIPSPFTAPPPSAGPAAPPSHPTSP, from the coding sequence ATGCTTGCCATTTCCGGACCTGAACTGGCTGTTCTGACCGCAACGCTACTCACCTGGCTCATGGTGGCGGGGCTGGGGGTCGCCCTCTGTGTCTTTGCCTTCTGGTTGTGGATGCTGATCCACGCACTGCGAAATCCGGGCCTGAACGACGGCGAACGGATTTCGTGGACGGTGGTGCTTTGCCTGACGCACCTGCTCGGGGCGATTTTGTACTTCTTCCTCGGCCGGCCCAAGGCCGCGACACCGCACGGTGCGGCAGGCGCAGGTCCGGGTTCCGCATCCGGACTGCAACCGGTGCGCCCGCCCGCTCCCGTGGCCCCGCCGCCGATCCCCAGCCCCTTCACCGCACCGCCTCCATCCGCCGGACCCGCAGCACCCCCGTCCCACCCGACCTCTCCGTAG
- a CDS encoding sugar phosphate isomerase/epimerase family protein codes for MQMTRRRFLTSSALAATTAPLLASPGLPKHAPDPRRRIRLGISTYSYWHFRSERVPIETVIEKAADLGVGGVDILHRQMDIPEQAPLDAEARAYLRRLKRHAFRNGVDLICLSTHQTFVSPDPAVVTRNVEHTHKCIEIAYELGIPCIRINTGRWGTIRSFDELMANRGVEPVLPGYTEEDGFRWCIDGIQRCLDKAEQCGVILALENHWGLARTAEGLLRIVRALPSPWLGVLMDTGNFLERTYEQLAQIAPLTVFVQAKTYPGGGEWYTLDLDYSRIARILEEAGYTGYISLEMEGREDPETAVPKSLALLRKAFRI; via the coding sequence ATGCAAATGACTCGACGCCGGTTCCTCACCAGCAGTGCCCTCGCCGCCACCACCGCGCCCCTTCTGGCGTCGCCGGGTTTGCCCAAACATGCGCCCGATCCCCGCCGCCGCATCCGACTGGGGATCTCAACCTACTCCTACTGGCACTTCCGGTCCGAACGCGTGCCCATCGAGACGGTGATCGAGAAAGCGGCGGACCTGGGGGTCGGCGGCGTGGATATTCTGCACCGTCAGATGGACATTCCGGAGCAGGCGCCGCTGGACGCGGAGGCCCGGGCCTACCTGCGCCGGCTCAAACGTCACGCCTTCCGCAACGGCGTGGACCTGATCTGTCTTTCGACCCATCAGACATTCGTCAGTCCCGATCCCGCGGTCGTCACCCGCAATGTGGAGCACACGCATAAATGCATTGAGATCGCCTACGAACTGGGCATCCCGTGCATTCGCATCAACACCGGTCGGTGGGGAACCATCCGCAGTTTTGACGAACTCATGGCCAATCGGGGCGTTGAGCCCGTGTTGCCCGGGTACACCGAGGAGGACGGTTTCCGCTGGTGCATTGACGGTATTCAACGGTGTCTCGACAAGGCCGAGCAGTGCGGCGTGATCCTCGCCCTGGAAAACCACTGGGGTCTGGCCCGCACGGCCGAGGGGTTGCTCCGCATCGTCCGTGCCCTGCCCTCTCCCTGGCTGGGTGTGCTCATGGACACCGGCAACTTCCTCGAACGCACCTACGAACAACTCGCGCAGATCGCCCCGTTGACCGTGTTCGTCCAGGCCAAGACCTACCCCGGCGGCGGCGAATGGTACACGCTGGACCTGGACTACTCACGCATTGCACGCATCCTCGAAGAGGCAGGTTACACCGGCTACATCTCCCTGGAGATGGAAGGCAGGGAAGACCCGGAAACTGCCGTGCCCAAGAGCCTAGCCCTGTTGCGCAAAGCCTTCCGCATCTGA